In Acidaminococcus timonensis, one DNA window encodes the following:
- a CDS encoding pyridoxamine kinase codes for MKIKRVLAIHDLCSFGRCSLTAAIPVLSAMGHQVCPFPTALYSNNLTYGKFVSRDLTDLMPSYMDQWQELKLPFDAIYSGFLAGPGQVEAVISAIDRFATGDQLVVVDPAMGDDGKLYPVFDSSMVEAMKKLVAKASLITPNYTEACLLTGTPYKAGAPTDDELDTLCEKLLAMGPKAVVVTSVPCAEDKIRIASMEKNSLFPESYLVTKQPFATCGTGDVFASTLVGYLLNGRDLNRCVQEAADFLSFVIDTTIKAGTDPHEGVVLEGCLWKLLVPQTKNCTTCMA; via the coding sequence ATGAAAATAAAACGTGTTCTGGCCATCCATGATCTCTGTTCCTTTGGCCGCTGCTCTTTAACGGCCGCCATCCCGGTGCTGTCCGCCATGGGGCACCAGGTCTGCCCGTTCCCCACGGCGCTCTACAGCAACAACCTGACCTACGGGAAATTTGTTTCCCGGGATCTGACGGACCTGATGCCCAGCTATATGGACCAGTGGCAGGAACTGAAACTGCCTTTTGATGCCATCTACAGCGGGTTCCTGGCCGGCCCTGGCCAGGTGGAAGCCGTAATCTCCGCCATCGACCGGTTTGCCACCGGTGATCAGCTGGTGGTGGTGGACCCGGCCATGGGGGACGACGGCAAGCTGTACCCGGTCTTCGATTCTTCCATGGTGGAAGCCATGAAAAAACTGGTGGCCAAAGCCAGTCTGATTACCCCCAACTATACAGAAGCCTGTCTGCTGACGGGGACGCCTTATAAAGCCGGTGCCCCCACGGACGATGAACTGGATACCCTGTGTGAAAAACTGCTGGCCATGGGGCCCAAAGCGGTGGTAGTCACCAGCGTACCCTGTGCCGAAGACAAGATCCGCATCGCCAGCATGGAAAAGAATTCCCTGTTTCCGGAATCCTACCTGGTCACCAAACAGCCCTTTGCCACCTGCGGCACCGGCGATGTGTTCGCCAGCACCCTGGTGGGGTACCTGCTGAACGGCCGGGATCTGAACCGGTGTGTCCAGGAAGCCGCCGATTTTCTGAGCTTTGTCATCGACACCACAATCAAGGCAGGGACGGATCCCCATGAGGGCGTAGTCCTGGAAGGCTGCCTGTGGAAGCTGCTGGTTCCCCAGACAAAGAACTGCACCACGTGTATGGCTTGA
- a CDS encoding ATP-binding protein, translating to MTALTDAWENKAEISLEELAALPADQVYLIDIRDTAAFGRGSLPGAVNVDPLALQQGAVDLPEDKLLVCLCMWGKISLGLAANLREQGYTAVSLTGGYSLWLQQKLKKDAELAAQDENRLKRIETSLRRKYKRRILNKFVQAICEYDMLQPGDKIAVCISGGKDSMLMAKCFQELKRHNKFPFDLVFLCMDPGYNEMNRKVIEENAKLLQVPLTFFSTDIFENVFHVEDNPCYLCAKMRRGYLYRKARELGCNKIALGHHFDDVIETNLMSMLYSGAIRTMLPRLKSTSCPGMELLRPLYYVRERDIKSWRDENGLYFIQCACKFTETCSTCHTDGTTDSKRLEVKKLIASLEKENSQVPANIFHALENVNLDTVLKYKLHGKEHRFLEDFE from the coding sequence ATGACTGCTTTGACTGATGCCTGGGAAAATAAGGCAGAAATTTCGCTGGAAGAACTGGCGGCACTGCCGGCTGACCAGGTGTATTTGATAGATATCCGGGATACGGCGGCTTTTGGCCGGGGGTCCCTGCCCGGCGCTGTGAATGTGGACCCTCTGGCCCTGCAGCAGGGCGCCGTGGACCTGCCTGAAGACAAACTGCTGGTGTGCCTGTGCATGTGGGGCAAAATCAGCCTGGGCCTGGCGGCCAATCTGCGGGAACAGGGGTATACAGCCGTTTCCCTGACCGGCGGCTATTCCCTGTGGCTGCAGCAGAAGCTAAAAAAGGACGCGGAACTGGCGGCCCAGGACGAGAATCGGCTGAAACGGATCGAGACCTCCCTGCGGCGGAAATACAAGCGGCGGATCCTGAACAAGTTCGTCCAGGCCATCTGCGAGTATGACATGCTCCAGCCCGGGGACAAGATTGCCGTGTGCATTTCCGGAGGCAAGGATTCCATGCTCATGGCCAAGTGTTTCCAGGAGTTGAAGCGCCACAATAAGTTCCCCTTCGATCTGGTGTTTTTATGCATGGATCCGGGCTATAACGAAATGAACCGGAAGGTCATCGAGGAAAACGCCAAGCTGCTCCAGGTCCCCCTGACCTTTTTCTCCACGGACATCTTTGAAAACGTGTTCCATGTGGAGGACAACCCCTGCTACCTGTGCGCCAAGATGCGCCGGGGCTACCTGTATCGCAAGGCCCGGGAACTGGGCTGCAACAAGATCGCCCTGGGGCATCATTTCGATGATGTCATCGAGACCAATCTGATGAGCATGCTGTATTCCGGAGCCATCCGTACCATGCTGCCCCGGTTGAAAAGCACCAGCTGTCCGGGTATGGAGCTGCTGCGGCCCCTGTACTATGTACGGGAACGGGACATCAAGAGCTGGCGGGATGAAAACGGGCTGTACTTCATCCAGTGCGCCTGTAAATTCACGGAAACCTGCTCCACCTGCCATACGGACGGTACCACCGACTCCAAGCGGCTGGAAGTAAAGAAGCTGATTGCCAGCCTGGAAAAAGAAAATTCCCAAGTGCCGGCCAATATCTTCCACGCCCTGGAAAATGTGAACCTGGACACGGTGCTAAAATACAAGCTCCACGGGAAGGAACATCGTTTTTTAGAGGATTTTGAGTAA
- the gap gene encoding type I glyceraldehyde-3-phosphate dehydrogenase — translation MIKIGINGFGRIGRFVLRVAEQRDDMQVVAINDLLPLDYMAYLLKYDSVHGRFSGTVEIDEKDGDLIVNGHKIRITAEKDPANLKWDEVGAEYVVECTGRFLTHELASKHLEAGAKYVVLSAPSKKGADGKQPDMYVMGVNSDTYHGEKIVSNASCTTNCLAPVAKVLNDAFGIESGLMTTVHSITATQHTVDGPSVKDWRRGRASACNIIPSSTGAAKAVGKVIPELAGKLTGMSMRVPTLDVSVVDLTVNLKKPATYEEICAAMKKASETNLKGILGYTDEDVVSSDFLGCSYTSIFDAKAGIALTDNFVKVIAWYDNEFGYSSKVLDLVATMDKYNRAH, via the coding sequence ATGATCAAAATCGGAATCAATGGGTTTGGACGTATCGGACGGTTTGTACTGCGTGTGGCTGAGCAGCGGGATGATATGCAGGTGGTTGCCATCAACGACCTGCTGCCCCTGGACTATATGGCCTATCTGCTGAAATATGATTCGGTCCATGGCCGTTTCTCCGGCACTGTGGAAATTGATGAAAAAGACGGGGATCTGATTGTGAACGGTCACAAGATCCGCATTACGGCGGAAAAAGATCCGGCCAACCTGAAATGGGATGAAGTGGGTGCGGAGTATGTGGTGGAATGCACCGGCCGCTTCCTGACCCATGAACTGGCTTCCAAACACCTGGAAGCCGGGGCCAAATACGTGGTGCTGTCCGCTCCCTCCAAGAAGGGCGCCGACGGCAAGCAGCCGGATATGTACGTGATGGGCGTGAACTCTGACACCTACCATGGGGAAAAGATCGTTTCCAATGCTTCCTGCACCACCAACTGCCTGGCACCGGTAGCCAAGGTCCTGAATGATGCATTCGGGATCGAATCCGGGCTGATGACCACGGTGCATTCCATTACCGCCACCCAGCATACGGTGGATGGACCGTCCGTGAAGGACTGGCGCCGGGGCCGTGCCTCCGCCTGCAACATCATCCCCTCCTCCACCGGGGCGGCCAAGGCTGTGGGCAAGGTGATCCCGGAACTGGCCGGCAAACTGACGGGGATGAGCATGCGGGTACCGACGCTGGATGTTTCCGTGGTGGATCTGACAGTGAACCTGAAAAAACCGGCCACCTACGAAGAAATCTGCGCCGCCATGAAGAAGGCTTCGGAAACCAACCTGAAAGGGATCCTGGGCTATACCGATGAGGACGTGGTATCCTCCGATTTCCTGGGCTGCTCCTACACTTCCATTTTCGACGCCAAGGCCGGCATTGCCCTTACGGACAACTTTGTAAAGGTGATTGCCTGGTATGACAACGAATTCGGGTATTCCAGCAAGGTGCTGGATCTGGTTGCCACCATGGACAAATACAATCGGGCACATTGA
- the lexA gene encoding transcriptional repressor LexA, giving the protein MAEATDKKMGSRSSINARQSQILEYIKQYIFSNGYPPSVREIGKAVGLSSSASVHNNLKKLAEAGFVSWDPEKPRTYGLTEEISWRKKSMVPVPLVGAVHAGDPMLAVENIEDTYPIPLDLIGCKEDVFMMVVEGDSMKDAGILDHDYVFVRKQNYATNGDIVVALVNGEETTIKRYFRELKQIRLQPENDAYTPIVGTDNIEIKGKVIAVFRTL; this is encoded by the coding sequence ATGGCTGAAGCGACTGATAAGAAAATGGGTTCCCGGAGTTCCATCAATGCCCGGCAGAGCCAGATCCTTGAATATATCAAACAATATATCTTTTCCAACGGGTACCCCCCTTCCGTCCGTGAAATTGGCAAGGCTGTGGGCCTTTCTTCCAGTGCCTCTGTGCACAACAACCTGAAAAAGCTGGCAGAAGCCGGTTTTGTCAGCTGGGACCCTGAAAAACCCCGTACCTACGGCCTGACAGAAGAAATCAGCTGGAGAAAAAAGAGCATGGTCCCCGTTCCCCTGGTGGGCGCTGTCCATGCAGGTGACCCCATGCTGGCCGTGGAAAATATTGAGGACACCTACCCCATCCCCCTGGATCTGATTGGATGCAAGGAAGATGTTTTTATGATGGTGGTGGAAGGCGACAGCATGAAAGATGCCGGAATCCTGGATCACGATTATGTGTTCGTACGCAAACAGAATTATGCCACCAATGGGGATATTGTGGTGGCACTGGTCAATGGTGAGGAAACCACCATCAAACGGTATTTCCGGGAGTTGAAACAGATCCGTCTCCAGCCGGAAAACGATGCCTACACTCCCATTGTGGGGACCGATAACATTGAAATCAAGGGAAAAGTCATTGCCGTGTTCCGTACCCTGTAA
- a CDS encoding bifunctional hydroxymethylpyrimidine kinase/phosphomethylpyrimidine kinase yields the protein MHQRVAAINDLSGLGRCSLTADIAVLAAMGLECCPLPTAVLTTQTGYPGYRCISLTDHMEDYRLHWAQLGMAFQGILSGYLATPEAADQVEAFLDRFQKPDTLYLCDPVLGDNGHVYRGFSAASIRAMEKLTLRADLLTPNLTEFCILTGTDMDPIFRMGREEPAELFQVLEEKASLYKGKKLVITGIPHSSPEGEHLVTNLVLTEGHPVPVTFPHLGGTYSGTGDLLAAVLLGSQLQGRDLIQGARLAGTLIGRAIQSSKKEGTPCNDGINYEPYLFLLRKE from the coding sequence ATGCACCAACGTGTTGCTGCCATCAATGATCTGTCCGGCCTGGGACGATGTTCGTTGACGGCTGATATTGCGGTCCTGGCTGCCATGGGGCTGGAATGCTGTCCGCTGCCTACGGCGGTACTGACCACCCAAACCGGGTATCCGGGTTACCGTTGTATCTCTCTGACAGATCATATGGAAGACTATCGCCTCCACTGGGCGCAGCTGGGTATGGCGTTCCAGGGAATCCTTTCCGGATATCTGGCCACCCCGGAAGCTGCGGACCAGGTGGAAGCCTTCCTGGATCGCTTCCAGAAGCCGGATACATTGTATTTGTGTGATCCGGTGCTGGGTGACAATGGCCATGTCTACCGGGGCTTTTCAGCAGCTTCCATACGGGCCATGGAAAAGCTGACCCTGCGGGCGGATCTGCTGACCCCCAATCTGACAGAATTCTGCATCCTGACCGGCACGGACATGGACCCCATATTCAGGATGGGCCGGGAGGAACCGGCGGAGCTGTTCCAGGTATTGGAGGAAAAGGCTTCTCTTTATAAAGGGAAGAAGCTTGTCATTACCGGCATCCCCCACTCTTCACCAGAAGGTGAACACCTGGTCACCAATCTGGTTTTGACAGAGGGCCACCCTGTTCCGGTGACCTTTCCCCATCTGGGAGGCACCTATTCCGGTACCGGAGATCTCCTTGCTGCAGTCCTTCTGGGAAGCCAGCTCCAGGGCCGGGACCTGATCCAGGGCGCACGGCTGGCGGGAACACTGATCGGCCGGGCCATCCAATCCTCCAAAAAGGAAGGGACCCCCTGCAACGATGGTATCAACTATGAGCCTTACCTGTTTTTATTGAGAAAGGAATGA
- a CDS encoding TIGR04002 family protein, with product MKRQRTPQEKLRLLVLTGLFAAVICLFTAYICHIPMGANGGYLHFGDTLIYVAAALLPQPYALLAASIGGGLADLLTAPMWAPATILIKALITLPFTWKGRKLLCTRNRIAPFVSWILSTIGYYLAEGLLFGQYAALITSVMGSALQSGGSLLFFYLVAGVLDRQDVKSKVFTDSGSRLSAVEKG from the coding sequence ATGAAACGACAAAGAACCCCTCAGGAAAAACTCCGGCTGCTGGTGCTGACCGGTCTGTTTGCCGCTGTGATCTGCCTGTTTACTGCGTACATTTGCCATATTCCTATGGGCGCCAACGGCGGTTACCTGCATTTCGGAGATACGCTGATTTACGTAGCCGCGGCTCTGCTGCCCCAGCCCTATGCGCTGCTGGCGGCATCCATCGGCGGCGGGCTGGCCGATCTGCTGACAGCACCCATGTGGGCACCGGCCACCATCCTCATCAAGGCGCTGATCACCCTGCCGTTTACCTGGAAGGGCCGGAAGCTCCTGTGCACCCGGAACCGGATTGCACCCTTTGTTTCCTGGATTCTTTCCACCATCGGGTATTACCTGGCGGAAGGCCTGCTGTTCGGCCAGTATGCAGCCCTGATCACCTCTGTGATGGGTAGTGCCCTGCAGTCCGGCGGCAGCCTGCTGTTCTTTTATCTGGTGGCTGGCGTGCTGGACCGGCAGGATGTCAAAAGTAAAGTTTTCACAGACAGCGGTTCCCGGCTGTCTGCTGTGGAGAAAGGATGA
- a CDS encoding TIGR04100 family radical SAM protein, producing MAKILYTYKDGVYANLTNLCNCRCTFCVRFQHQGIGDAPTLWHKVNPTWEQVKAAVDAFDFTGFKELVFCGYGEPTCALDLMLQTARYVKKIHPQMKLRVNTNGLGNLENRRDIVPDLAQVLDAVSISLNAPDEADYNKVTRPTLPGAYEAMLDFARECRKAIPDTRMTVVDVLPPEQIEASRKVAESCGIKLRVRHFS from the coding sequence ATGGCAAAGATCTTATATACCTATAAAGATGGCGTATACGCCAACCTGACCAATCTGTGCAACTGCCGTTGTACCTTCTGTGTCCGGTTCCAGCACCAGGGCATTGGGGATGCCCCCACCCTGTGGCACAAGGTGAATCCCACCTGGGAACAGGTAAAGGCAGCGGTGGATGCCTTTGATTTTACCGGTTTCAAAGAGCTGGTGTTCTGCGGGTACGGAGAACCTACCTGTGCCCTGGATCTGATGCTGCAGACGGCCCGGTACGTAAAAAAAATCCACCCGCAGATGAAACTGCGGGTGAATACCAATGGCCTGGGCAATCTGGAAAACAGGAGGGATATCGTTCCGGATCTGGCCCAGGTGCTGGATGCGGTTTCCATCAGCCTGAATGCCCCGGATGAAGCCGATTACAACAAGGTGACCCGCCCCACCCTGCCGGGTGCTTATGAGGCCATGCTGGATTTTGCCCGGGAATGCAGGAAAGCCATTCCGGACACCCGGATGACCGTGGTGGACGTGCTGCCGCCGGAACAGATCGAAGCCAGCCGGAAGGTGGCGGAAAGCTGTGGCATCAAGTTGCGGGTGCGCCATTTCAGCTGA
- a CDS encoding dicarboxylate/amino acid:cation symporter: MDAVQPKKKMPLAAQIFIALILAIVAGLALQGNVPLAVNYIKPFGTIFLNLVKFVVGPIVLFSIMAGVVSLSDLRKVGSIGGLTLVYYFFTTAVAVTIGLVIANSFKGAFPALSTANLAYKVKNSNPGFMKMIVDLFPSNFIAPLNSSNMLQVIVMAILIGIAIIALGRKGEKAAEFINTWNDVFMKVMEMILSLSPIGVFCLLCPVVAQNGPAVIGSLAKVILCAYIAYALHAIIVYSLAVRAIGGMSPLKFFKGMMPAMIFAFSSASSVGTLPINMECASKLGASKEVVSFTLPLGATINMDGTAIYQGVCAVFIASCYGIDLTLPQMLTIVLTATLASVGTAGVPGAGMIMLAMVLASVNLPVDGIALVAGVDRIFDMGRTTLNITGDASCAIIVSHILDEKKKK; this comes from the coding sequence ATGGATGCTGTCCAACCGAAGAAAAAAATGCCGCTGGCCGCACAAATCTTCATTGCTCTGATCCTGGCCATTGTGGCAGGTCTGGCTCTCCAGGGAAATGTGCCATTGGCCGTGAATTACATCAAACCTTTTGGAACAATTTTTCTGAATCTTGTGAAATTCGTAGTAGGCCCCATTGTACTGTTTTCCATTATGGCAGGGGTGGTATCCCTCAGTGATCTGCGGAAGGTAGGCTCCATCGGCGGTCTGACCCTGGTATATTATTTCTTTACCACCGCCGTGGCCGTCACCATCGGACTGGTCATCGCCAACAGCTTCAAAGGGGCGTTTCCCGCACTGTCCACAGCCAACCTGGCCTATAAAGTGAAAAATTCCAATCCGGGTTTCATGAAGATGATCGTGGATCTGTTCCCCTCCAACTTCATTGCCCCCCTAAACAGCAGCAACATGCTCCAGGTCATCGTCATGGCCATCCTGATCGGCATCGCCATCATCGCCCTGGGCAGGAAAGGGGAGAAGGCCGCTGAATTCATCAATACCTGGAACGATGTATTCATGAAAGTCATGGAAATGATCCTGTCCCTGTCGCCCATCGGTGTCTTCTGCCTGCTGTGCCCGGTGGTGGCCCAGAACGGTCCGGCGGTGATCGGCTCCCTGGCCAAGGTCATCCTGTGTGCCTACATTGCCTATGCACTGCACGCCATCATCGTGTACTCTCTGGCCGTACGGGCCATTGGCGGTATGAGCCCGCTGAAATTCTTCAAGGGCATGATGCCTGCCATGATCTTTGCCTTTTCCAGTGCCTCCTCCGTAGGGACCCTGCCCATCAACATGGAATGTGCCTCTAAACTGGGGGCTTCCAAAGAAGTGGTCAGCTTCACCCTGCCTCTGGGTGCCACCATCAACATGGATGGTACGGCCATCTATCAGGGTGTCTGCGCCGTCTTCATTGCGTCCTGCTATGGCATCGACCTGACTCTGCCTCAGATGCTGACCATCGTGCTCACCGCCACCCTTGCTTCTGTAGGCACCGCCGGTGTCCCCGGAGCCGGCATGATCATGCTGGCCATGGTGCTGGCGTCCGTGAACCTGCCCGTGGACGGCATTGCCCTGGTGGCTGGCGTGGATCGGATCTTCGATATGGGTCGTACCACGTTGAATATCACCGGTGACGCTTCCTGCGCCATCATCGTGTCACACATTTTGGACGAAAAGAAGAAGAAATAA
- the pepT gene encoding peptidase T — translation MDTLQEKLLHRFEEYISFNTQSNETNTQASPSTPGQMVLARHLADQLKALGLSDVSLDGHGYVMATLPANNGKEGPVIGFISHMDTAPDAPGGPVKPVLVRNYDGKDIVLNKEQGILFSTRDFPEVLQYKGQDILFTDGTTLLGADDKAGITAIVTAVEYLLDHPEVKHGPLRLGFTPDEEVGRGTRYFDVEKFGADFAYTVDGGELGGLEYENFNAANAVITFHGRSVHTGSAKGKMKNALTLAGEWQEMLPAGEKPEYTEGREGFFHVYGIQGSVETCRMDMLIRDHHREKFQARKALLEKMAEFFNAKYGAGSVEVSCHDVYYNMLSVIEDGHMDVVERAKKAMEKVGVTPVISPIRGGTDGAVLSYKGLPCPNLFTGGANFHGRFEYLPLPSLKKACETVIAIAEEK, via the coding sequence ATGGACACTTTACAGGAAAAACTGCTCCATCGTTTTGAAGAGTATATTTCGTTCAACACCCAGTCCAATGAAACCAATACCCAGGCTTCTCCCAGTACCCCCGGCCAGATGGTGCTGGCCAGGCATCTGGCTGACCAGCTGAAGGCCCTGGGCCTCAGTGACGTTTCTCTGGATGGACACGGCTATGTGATGGCCACCCTGCCGGCCAACAACGGCAAAGAAGGCCCGGTGATCGGCTTCATCTCCCATATGGATACGGCTCCTGATGCTCCCGGAGGCCCGGTGAAGCCCGTGCTGGTCCGGAACTATGACGGCAAGGACATCGTCCTGAACAAAGAACAGGGCATCCTCTTTTCCACCAGGGATTTCCCGGAAGTGCTGCAATACAAGGGACAGGATATCCTGTTCACCGACGGTACCACCCTGCTGGGAGCGGACGACAAGGCGGGCATCACCGCCATCGTCACGGCTGTGGAATATCTGCTGGATCATCCGGAGGTGAAACACGGCCCCCTGCGCCTGGGCTTTACCCCCGATGAAGAAGTGGGGCGGGGGACCCGGTATTTCGACGTGGAGAAATTCGGCGCCGATTTTGCCTATACCGTGGACGGCGGCGAACTGGGCGGCCTGGAATACGAGAATTTCAATGCGGCCAACGCGGTGATCACCTTCCACGGTCGCAGTGTCCATACCGGTTCTGCCAAAGGAAAGATGAAGAATGCCCTGACCCTGGCCGGAGAATGGCAGGAAATGTTGCCGGCCGGAGAAAAGCCGGAATACACCGAAGGCCGGGAAGGCTTCTTCCATGTGTATGGCATCCAGGGCAGTGTGGAAACCTGTCGCATGGACATGCTGATTCGGGATCACCACAGGGAAAAATTCCAGGCCCGGAAGGCACTGCTGGAAAAAATGGCGGAGTTTTTCAATGCCAAATACGGAGCCGGCAGCGTGGAAGTAAGCTGCCATGATGTATATTACAATATGCTCAGTGTCATCGAAGACGGCCACATGGATGTGGTGGAGCGGGCCAAAAAAGCCATGGAAAAGGTGGGGGTGACGCCTGTGATCAGTCCCATCCGGGGCGGTACCGACGGAGCCGTCCTTTCCTATAAAGGGTTGCCCTGCCCGAACCTGTTCACAGGCGGCGCCAATTTCCACGGCCGGTTCGAATATCTGCCCCTGCCGTCTCTGAAAAAAGCCTGCGAAACCGTCATCGCCATTGCCGAAGAAAAGTAA
- a CDS encoding methionine gamma-lyase family protein: protein MIQWDEIEKKALDTVARHTQIHEEAALANTKKVLDAFAKYQVADYYLKPTTGYGYSDVGRDQLDLIYADIFKTEAALVRSQFVSGTHALAVALLGNLKPGDEMIGATGEPYDTMQTIIGYPVKTPGSLVDMGVTYREIPMEGDHPDIPALLKAITPRTRLIHVQRSCGYSSRRKTLTVAEIGEIFQAVKAVRPDIICFVDNCYGEFIEKQEPTEVGADLMAGSLIKNLGGGFAPTGGYIVGKKDLVEQASYRLTAPGLGGEMGCTLGDTAREFYQGLFMAPHVVLQAVKTSMFAASVFQALGFEVSPLPDEVRSDIIQTITLKTPENLCAFCEAIQAHSPIDAHVTPVPSPLPGYQDDIIMAAGTFVQGASIELSADGPMRAPYKVFMQGGLTFEHGRIAVMAAARQIMARQEGK, encoded by the coding sequence ATGATCCAATGGGATGAAATTGAGAAAAAAGCGCTGGACACCGTTGCCCGGCATACCCAAATCCATGAAGAAGCGGCCCTGGCCAACACCAAAAAGGTACTGGATGCCTTTGCCAAATACCAGGTGGCTGATTATTACCTGAAACCCACCACCGGGTATGGTTATTCCGATGTGGGACGGGATCAGCTGGACCTGATCTATGCGGACATTTTCAAGACGGAAGCGGCCCTGGTCCGCTCCCAGTTCGTTTCCGGCACCCATGCTCTGGCCGTGGCCCTTCTGGGGAACCTGAAGCCGGGGGATGAAATGATCGGCGCCACAGGGGAACCCTACGACACCATGCAGACCATCATCGGGTATCCGGTGAAGACGCCGGGCAGCCTGGTGGACATGGGGGTCACCTACAGGGAAATCCCCATGGAAGGCGACCATCCCGACATCCCGGCCCTGCTGAAGGCCATCACTCCCAGGACCCGTCTGATCCATGTACAGCGCTCCTGCGGGTACAGCAGCAGGCGGAAGACCCTGACCGTGGCCGAAATCGGGGAGATCTTCCAGGCTGTGAAGGCTGTCCGCCCCGATATCATCTGCTTTGTGGACAACTGCTATGGGGAATTCATCGAGAAACAGGAACCTACGGAAGTGGGGGCCGATCTGATGGCCGGTTCCCTGATCAAGAACCTGGGGGGCGGTTTCGCTCCCACCGGCGGCTATATCGTGGGGAAGAAAGACCTGGTGGAACAGGCTTCCTATCGTCTGACGGCTCCCGGCCTGGGCGGCGAAATGGGCTGTACCCTGGGGGACACGGCCCGGGAATTCTACCAGGGCCTGTTCATGGCACCGCACGTAGTCCTGCAGGCTGTGAAGACTTCCATGTTCGCCGCTTCCGTCTTCCAGGCCCTGGGATTCGAAGTGTCTCCGCTGCCTGATGAGGTACGCAGCGACATCATCCAGACCATTACCCTGAAGACCCCGGAGAACCTGTGTGCCTTCTGCGAAGCCATCCAGGCCCATTCTCCCATCGATGCCCATGTGACCCCGGTACCGTCTCCGTTGCCAGGCTATCAGGATGACATCATCATGGCAGCCGGCACCTTCGTACAGGGGGCTTCCATCGAACTGAGCGCCGATGGTCCCATGCGGGCCCCCTACAAGGTCTTCATGCAGGGCGGCCTGACCTTCGAACACGGCCGGATCGCCGTCATGGCTGCGGCCAGACAGATCATGGCCAGACAGGAAGGCAAGTAA